From Gordonia crocea, the proteins below share one genomic window:
- a CDS encoding DUF3618 domain-containing protein translates to MAKDTERIEQQIAQAREDLASTLDQLADRANPQRLADDAKSRAIATLNTPAVKYTVVGVGVGFAGLVLLSIIRKLRGRRR, encoded by the coding sequence GTGGCCAAAGACACAGAGCGCATCGAACAGCAGATCGCGCAGGCCCGCGAGGACTTGGCCTCGACGCTGGACCAACTCGCCGATCGCGCGAACCCGCAGCGACTGGCCGATGACGCCAAGTCGCGCGCCATCGCCACCCTCAACACACCGGCGGTGAAGTACACCGTCGTCGGCGTGGGCGTGGGGTTCGCCGGGCTCGTGCTGCTGTCGATCATCCGCAAGCTCCGGGGGCGTCGCCGGTGA